CCGGAGCAATTACCCTAGGGTTAGAAGATCTCAATGCGGCAGCAGAAGGATCTTTGATTGGTGATGTCTATGCCTTACTCTCAGCAGTTTTTCTGGGAACGTATTTTCTAATTGTGGAACAGCTGCGATCGCGCTTTTCGGCAACCACGATTCTCCTCTGGCGTTGTGCCACTGGCAGCGCCCTTTTAGTCATTATTATGTTATTAACTGGAGAACAGCTGTTTCCCACCACACAAATCGCTATTTTTGCCGTGCTGGGTTTAGGCTTAATCAGTGAAGGATTAGGACAGCGTTTACTTGCTGATAGCATGAATGTTTTTTCTTCTAGTTTTGTCTCTCTCTTTTTGTTGCTCGAACCGATTGTTAGCGCAATTTTAGCGTGGTTTATTTTCACCGAAGGTTTAACAATTACGACTTGGTTAGGATTTGCTGTGGTGTTGACGGGGATCTATCTCGCTCAAACCAGTAAAGCGGCAAATTCCGATATTGTGGATAATAATTCGTAAAGATTGGTCTTGTCAGACCAAACAGAAATGAGGAAGAACTCAAGGACCAATCACCAATCATGGAATTGCTCTCTGTTTTATTATTGCCGGGCTTTTCGGTGCGATTTCCCCTTATCGCGCAACTGAGGAATGCCCTCGGTGTACCCAAAGCCGATGTGGTCGCCCACGATATTGATGGCTTTTCTGAAACCCTTTCACACCAAGAATGGGATTTTTCCCGAACAAGTGCCGATGTTAAGCGTGCTGTTAGCGGCAGGTTGTCTCATCCGTATTACGGGGGCGCGATCGCGCCGGTCTTTCCTGATATCGTGGAGGCACTGAACCTCAATCCGCGCTAGGCTGGGCTGGCATCTTGGTGAGTATGCCCTGACTCACCGTTGCCATTGCCAATCCCTTATTAGGATTTGTCGCTGATCGCGTGGGAAAGTTGACGGTGTTACATTATTGATAGCAGAAAAAGTTAAGATTTTGTTATCATAGTATAACTAAAGTATAACCATAGAAGGTTTTTAAAAAACCCATGAAAACTGCGATCTCATTACCCGACTCAGTTTTTGAACAAGCAGAATCTCTGGCTCAACGTTTAGGGCTATCTCGTAGTGAACTTTATACCAAAGCTATCCATGCTTATTTACGAAAATACAATCGTGAGCAGATTCTAGAGCAACTCAATCAAGTATATTCTGATGAATCTTCTCAACTTGATCCTGCTGTCGCCCAAATGCAATTGATGTCTCTTCCTGCTGAGGATTGGTAATGTATCGGGGAGAGATTTGGTGGGCAAGTTTACCTAATCCAATTGGCTCAGAGCCCGCTTACCGTCGTCCGGTTTTGATTATTCAAGATGATATATTTACTCAAAGCCAAATCAGTACAGTTATTGTCGCTATTATCACCTCAAACGTTCGCTTGGCACAAGCACCGGGCAATGTCATGTTACCAAGTCAAATGTCTGGATTGCCGAAAGATTCTGTTATTAATATTTCTCAAATCTTAACTCTCGACAAAGCATTTTTGTCTGAATGTGTTGGCTCACTCCCGAATCATTTACAGGATGAAGTTGATGAAGGGTTACGACTCATTCTCTACCTATAACTTTAAAATGTCGAGAGTGGACGTTAGGGAACATTATCTAATTCTGCACCTAACTTAGCCCGAGCTTGATCAAGTTCATAGCTTTTTTGTAAATTCAGCCAAAATTCTGCTGTTGTCCCAAAATACTTACCCAATCTTAATGCTGTGTCTGCTGAAAGATTACGTTTACCAGCAATGATCTCATCAATGCAGTTAGCTGGAACTCGAAGTTGGTCTGCTAATTCAGTAGCAGTTAATTCCAACTCATCCAGTTCATCAGCGAGAATTTCTCCAGGATGGATTGGAGTACGGGTCATTTTTTTCCTTTCTTCTGGACTATTATGATTCAGGTGAATTACTGCTGCTGTTGTCTAGTATAAGCCTCTACAAGATTACGAATCATTGATTGATAGGAAGTATTATGACGC
The Cyanobacteria bacterium GSL.Bin1 DNA segment above includes these coding regions:
- a CDS encoding HigA family addiction module antidote protein, with the protein product MTRTPIHPGEILADELDELELTATELADQLRVPANCIDEIIAGKRNLSADTALRLGKYFGTTAEFWLNLQKSYELDQARAKLGAELDNVP
- a CDS encoding type II toxin-antitoxin system PemK/MazF family toxin — translated: MVMYRGEIWWASLPNPIGSEPAYRRPVLIIQDDIFTQSQISTVIVAIITSNVRLAQAPGNVMLPSQMSGLPKDSVINISQILTLDKAFLSECVGSLPNHLQDEVDEGLRLILYL
- a CDS encoding EamA family transporter, whose translation is MPEKLISVPKISRPPLIAFLTLCFALLAVSFAPIFIRLSETELGANATVFNRLIVFFIFFGSGRWVKQKLSSTSEENSEQITGQQWWLLGSVGTIAAISLVLWAISLQYTTVAKSVLLNNLTPIFTALGSWLLFGKQFDSKFLVGMTIAVAGAITLGLEDLNAAAEGSLIGDVYALLSAVFLGTYFLIVEQLRSRFSATTILLWRCATGSALLVIIMLLTGEQLFPTTQIAIFAVLGLGLISEGLGQRLLADSMNVFSSSFVSLFLLLEPIVSAILAWFIFTEGLTITTWLGFAVVLTGIYLAQTSKAANSDIVDNNS